CATTTACCCAttttttgccatatttttgTCATTTCAATAAGTGTTGGGTGGTGCTGCGACTGGGCAATGCTCGATTGTTCTGCACCCATTACTTATATTGACACAGTTGACCTTACAAGCCATTAGAACAACCCATTAAAATAGGATAATATGGTAGTAATATATTTTCGAAACAAGGAAAGTAAGATAGCAAACATTGcttttatttctaaaaaacaaacttaagtAGAAATCAAATACAAACCTAAGCAAGTGTTGTAGTTGCAGGGTATTCTGTGTCCCTATCATCTTATGAGCAAGTATGCAACTACCTATTTAATCAGCTGATGAATAGTTACGTATTTGTTTTGGCTAAACAGGGTATAAAAAGGTCCTTAAAACCTCTTTTTTTAACCCGCCTGATTGCCGTTATATGCGTGAGTGAGCGGGATAGAAACAAAAACGAAGTAAGTGCATACAAaaatgcagctgctgctgcagcgacgtcgacgtcgacatCAGCGTCGCAAAAAAAATGAGTGCATATCTTCCGaaaaaatgcaactgcaatGAATGTGTAtttgcgtgcgtgtgtgtgtttgggaCTGGGCTCTTGTATGGGTTGATGTATgcacaagtgtgtgtgtgtgtgtgtgtgcgggagTAAGAGGGATGGGTGGTGTAGGATTGCAAaggagggggtggtgggttCGCTGCGCACGCATCAAGTGTAGGCGCTGTGGGGCGGACTGCattggcaacaaaaacaaacatgcAATTGCATtcatacccacacacacacatacacactcacacacacatgcacttaatgcatttttaacaaaattgCATTCGACGTTGtcaacacacatacacatacacgtTTCGTGCACAAAAAAATGCCAGCTTGGAACGGGGGACAGTTGACGGCATTGTGCGCCCGTCGGAGCCAGCGGCAGCGGCTTCCTGCTCCCCCCTCCCGACACTACCACCCTCCCCCACTCTCTCCCTCTAACCATTAACCCCACATTCCATTGCTACCCCTTTTCACCTACGTCCCTGGCACATTTTTGGCGGCCACCAAGCACGCAACCAAATCGAGAGACTCAAAGCATTAAAAACGGctgaaaaatgccaaaaattcAATCTGTAGTATACTTAAAAGTAGCAAAATAATCTATAGGTTAATAGGATTATAGATTCCTATGGAAAACACTTATAATTGGTATCGATTTAGTAACCACAAATAGGTTTAAAAGAAATTCAGGCTTTAATAAAAAGTGTGGCATAGTTTTTGGCGCAACAAATTTAAgtggaatatttatttacttataaataattaaagctAAACGAAATTTATTCATATACTTTTTCAACTACTTGATAAAGTTGAAACTCacataaaaatttaagaaataaTACAAGAGTATCGTTATAGCGTGGATTTAACTGATTAAAAATTTCACCTTTCAGTTGATATAATTTATGAAAGAAACCAACATCGGCGTGTTATTTTCCGCCTCAATTTCACGTGACAATGGGCGTGACCTGTGCCTCGGAATCACACCGCAATTAACGTGTTTTCACAATTACCAAGCCAAATATAATTGTTGTTAAGGCcggcacacaaaaaaaaaaagaactctCTTTGCCGAATAAACCAAAAGTTATAACCAACATTTGTTGTAGGGGTTGTGCTAAGTGGGCGGGTGCTTTGTATGTTTACTTATGTACGTATGACCGAAAACCAACAAAAGGTGTGGGATGAACCGACAAAAATGCAATATGCGCATAACAACAACGGCGAAAGAAATGCATTTCAGTTGCGTCAAAattgcaacaacaaaaaaatgcgcaaaaaaaagagcggcacacacgcacacacactggcaaaaaacgaaaaaaaataaaattcaaccCTTTGGCTGGCGCTGccacaaattaaaacaaaatgtcAGAAAAATTGCAACGCCAACGGAAAAGAGGCAACAAAAAAGTGCATGGCAAAAAGGGTTTGGGGatcccccttttttttctgctgtATTTTTTCGGGTGCAAATGAATGCTCTCCACATGCGTGTGCAGCACGGCAAGAACAACAAAGGCGGCAACAAATGCATGCATGTTGTACAAcaaatgcagctgcaactgcagcagcagcagcagcgacgtcgactgcaactgcgactgcgacgtcgactgcggcagcggcagcgacagCGATGGCTGTTGCAAtggcaaattgcaattgaagTGCAGCCAAAAGGTAAACGACACCAACGAAAAAATGCAAACGACATTGAAAtgacatttttcatttatttttcgcGCGCGCCatcctttttgcctttttgtgGGGGAATCCCGACGCCCAAACCCCTCacccccatttttttttggttctgcgcaattatgcaaatttttttcgcttttcctcttcgactttttttttttggtaaattattttgtatatgtaaaatgagcaaaaatgcgaaaaactGTCGCCATTAATGATGATGCCACCGCCCACAGCCCAATCCACTTACGGTCAGCCGCCCCCTTTTAACCCGCCCCTGACCCGCCCACGCTCCACCATTCCCCCTCCATTCCCTCTcaccaaaaattaaaaaaaaaaaaccatcaGCTATCATACAGTTTAACATTCACTGCCACCTGCTGCCGCTTTTCTTGTTCTTCCTCTAGCCTGCATTTTTCTTCttctctggtttttttttgcattttttttgtgtgttgtcTGCACAATTTTCAGACATTTTCCAGACGCGCAAGGACTCCGAAACAAATGGGCGTAGGGCGTAGGGCGGAGGGCAAGGGGGTGGCTTTTgggaaaaaaaagtgaaaaaagttCCTATGACTTTGCCATCAACTTTTGCCAGGGACGCCTCCTGTTGTGCCACAGCCCTCAGCGAAGGGCGCCAAAGAAGCTGTGCGTTCTGCCACCGCCCTCCTCCACACCCCTTTTTGGCCaccccctgccacgccccccgccctGCCGGTGCAATGTCCCCAGCCGcccacgaaaaaaaaatgaaggcAAGAAAGGGTCTCGAGCTCGTCTCGTTTCTGGTTGCGcataaagaaaagaaatatttcGTGCAGCTTCGCCACTCGCAGAAAATTACAGCTTCCCAAGGGATTTCAGAAAAGCCAAAATATACACtttaaattcttttaatttgataaatattaaaaattttataacaaCTTATGTTCATAGTGCACAGCATGTGGAAACCcttaatgaaatgaaatacatatacaagatgtaattatatttttatattctttaaaattaatCCAAGTTATTCAAGTCGAATTTTCCATATCATATGGATCAAAACAAGAACaaccaattttaattttttttttttattaaaatatacttttcaatCCTTCATAATCCTcctaaacaaaattataattattaaacatCATATACTGAAActatttgtaaatataaagTTATTGCTACCTTTCATCTCTAGAGCTCGTACACAAATAGTTTTAATAGTTTAAACGTATTtaataatcaaatataaaGGTAAAGCCCCATAACTTTTGCGCAGTGCAcccttgttgttgctgtcggaAAACAAAAGTTGCCGCTTCCTGATGAGTTAGTGGGAGCAGAAGGAAATGCGCTTGGACTCACGCTCGCGCTGGTATtaagtgaaaaatgtttatgctttttttccttttctggAGAATGTCTCCTTTCGGGtgattttttcgttttttttttgtgttttttggtaTTCGTCTAATGAACTTCAAAAACATATTTGGTCCCAAACTCCAGGCCCCACCGACTTGTCATCTTTTGTCTTTtcccgaaaaaaaatgaatgGCCACCAAAATGGgggaatacaaaaaagaaaaaaagaaagcaaaaaagaTTGTATAGCATCCTTGGCTTTGCCTTTGACACCAGTGTCGTCTTTTCCTCCTCGCCTGCTGCAGACATTTAAGAAGCACTCATTGTCAGTCCTCTCGAGTGCCCGTGCCTCTGTGTTAGTAAggttgtgtgtctgtgtgtgtgcgagtgtgtgtgtgtgtgagtgccgAAAAAAAGGAGTGCTTTCTACTAAGCCAAAATGGGAAGTGGCTGTCAAGTTCTTTGATGGTgctgccaaaaaatattaccCTCGAAGCCTGAAGCCACTGACAAAAATTGCCGGGAGATAAAAAGTTGATTGACTTGCTGACTTTTTGGCGGGCGAGTGTGGGTGATTGTGTGTCGAAGGTGCTTTCGTCGTATATTTTAGGGGAAATCCGAAATGAATTGACAGAAACATACAATCTTATCGCAACACCTGAGTGGTCGTAAAGCAGAATATGACTTTTATAAACTTGCAATAAACCAATCATCCTGAGCTTGCGTATACTTGATTTTTGTCAGATATTACGAAATACCACAAGTTGATAGATAAGCATTAATAAAAGATaatagtatatatttaatatatattattaaattatatatttaaaacttaatttgtttCCGCTATTCCTTGCAGAGcctgtgccacgcccacgtcGTCGGGAAGGAGGGCGTACAGTGAAGAGGATCTGAGCCGGGCCCTGCAGGATGTGGTGGCCAACAAGCTGGATCACCGGAAGGGAGCTAGCCAACACCATGAGCCGCGCTCCATTCTGGACAACCGGCTGTACAAGATGAAACACCAggaccaggagcaggatcacGATGGCGACGAGCTCGAGGACTCCAACGATGATGCAGAGGCGGAAGTGGACAGCAATGCGTCGACACCGGCGTATCCGGCGGAGTTTGCAAGGGCACAACTGCGCAAACTGAGCCACCTGTCCGAGCACAATGGCAGCGATCTGGGCGAGGATCTGGAACGTGGATCGCCGAAAATGGGTCGACATCCGGCCGGTGGCAATGCCAGTGGCAATCAGGGCGCTCTGCCCTCCATACCGCTGGATGCCAATGTCCTGCTGCGCACTCTGATGCTGGCTGCAGGCATTGGAGCAATGCCCAAGCTGGATGAAACGCAAACGGTGGGCGACTTGATCAAGGGTCTGCTGGTGGCCAATAGTGGCGGCATGATGAACGAGGGACTGCTGAGTCTGCTGTCCGCCGGTCAGGAGAACAGCATTGGCAATGCCTCGCTGTtgctgcaacaacagcagcagcatcagcaacaccatcagcagcaacagcatcagcaccagcagcaacatgtcgCCGCCTATCGTCATCGCCTGCCCAAATCGGAGACTCCGGAAACGAACTCCTCGCTGGATCCGAACGATGCCAGCGAAGATCCCATACTGAAGATTCCGTCCTTCAAGGTCAGCGGTccggccagcagcagcagcctgtCGCCGGGCGGTCTGGGTGGTGGTCACCACCATTCgctgaacaacaacaacagcctcagcatcagcaacaacagcaatcacagcagcaacagccaccGGAACGGCAGCAATCGCAGCCCACATTCCGCATCGCCCATGCTGGCCGCCGCCGTCGCCCAAGGTGGTTACTCCGCCGGCAACAGTTTGCTGCCCTCGTCGTCGTCCAGCATACAGAAGATGATGGCCAGCAACATACAGCGGCAGATCAACGAGCAGAGTGGCCAGGAGAGTCTCAGGAACGGGAATGCCAGCgattgcagcagcaacaatggcgGCTCCACCTCGCTGGGCTACAAGAAGCCGAGCATTTCGGTGGCCAAGATCATTGGCGGCACGGACACCTCCCGGTTTGGTGCCTCGCCCAACCTGCTGTCCCAGCAGCATCATCCGGCTCACCACCTgacccaccagcagcagcagcagcagcagctgagcGCCCAGGATGCGTTGGGCAAGGGAACGCGACCAAAGAGGGGCAAGTATCGCAACTACGACCGCGACAGTTTGGTGGAGGCGGTCAAGGCGGTGCAAAGAGGTGAGATGTCGGTTCATCGGGCGGGCAGCTACTACGGCGTACCACATTCCACGCTGGAGTACAAGGTGAAGGAGCGTCATCTGATGCGACCCCGCAAGCGGGAGCCCAAGCCGCAGCCGGATCTCGTCGGCCTGACCGGACCAGCCAACAAGCTGCAGCTGGACAAGCTGAAGGCGGGACCGCATGGTGGCTCCAAGCTGAGCAATGCACTCAAGAACCAAAACAACCAGgcggctgcagcggcggcggcggcagcagcagcagcggccgctgccacgcccaacgGCCTGAAACTGCCCCTTTTCGAGGCCGGTCCGCAGCAATTGTCCTTTCAACCGAACATGTTCTGGGCCCAGACGAATGCCACCAATGCCTACGGCCTGGACTTCAATCGCATCACGGAGGCGATGCGAAATCCCCAGGCCAGCAATCATCACGGCCTGATGAAGAGTGCCCAGGACATGGTGGAGAATGTGTACGATGGCATCATTAGAAAGACGCTGCAGGCGAGCGAGGGCAATGGCAGTGCGGCGGGCAATGGCAGCAACGGtagcaatggcaatggcaatggcaatggacATAGCCACGGGCATGGACATGGTCATGGACACGCCCTGCTCGATCAGCTGCTGGTGAAGAAGACGCCGTTCACGAATCATCGGAACAATGACTACGCCGCCACCTGTTCGAGTGCCAGCGGAGAGAGTGTGAAGCGTTCGGGCAGTCCCATGGGCAACTATGCGGACATCAAGCGGGAGCGACTGAGCGCCGACAGTGGCGGCAGCAGCGATGAGGAGCACTCGGCCAGtcacatcaacaacaacaacagcgatcTGGCGcacaacaagaacaagagcggtggcggtggcggtggcaatgGTCAGACCAATGGGAATGGCAGAAGCAGCCGGATGACATCGCGGGATGACTCGGAAACGGATGCCAGCAGCCTGAAGAGCGGCGAAAGTGGCGGCCAGCAAAACCACAAAATGATGGATCtcaatggcagcagcagcagtcacATCAAGTGCGAATCGGAGGCGGCCACTGGACACCACAGTCCGGGACACCATGCCACATCCATACTGCACGAGAAGCTGGCCCAGATCAAGGCCGAGC
This genomic stretch from Drosophila yakuba strain Tai18E2 chromosome 3R, Prin_Dyak_Tai18E2_2.1, whole genome shotgun sequence harbors:
- the LOC6537679 gene encoding mushroom body large-type Kenyon cell-specific protein 1, with product MADCSFVRCLQERRLIKRELLKWSKDMLHIVALERVAEEFMGRRQWKQYQEQLTSSHLNLEEQQPIAIDGSEDEPPQYNHSSKAISQSNPNHCKTENHRLEQHHNGSQLLEEDSENNQTSHDSSRTPTPGATSTPSPPPEPIDWRPSAKCNFCVNGRLLTVNAQGELVAESAATATSSSTSNSHIHQHDSDSNSSASLPHHSSSCSSNNKSSGNRARHIAAASARATTAAAAATPANSLELYKLLTQRAAKMTSMDSMAAQLAQFSLLADFNLINSLASQQQQQQQQQQQIASAVTPTTSEVSAAAISPALKDTPSPSVDAPLDLSSKPSPNSSISGDVKSVRACATPTSSGRRAYSEEDLSRALQDVVANKLDHRKGASQHHEPRSILDNRLYKMKHQDQEQDHDGDELEDSNDDAEAEVDSNASTPAYPAEFARAQLRKLSHLSEHNGSDLGEDLERGSPKMGRHPAGGNASGNQGALPSIPLDANVLLRTLMLAAGIGAMPKLDETQTVGDLIKGLLVANSGGMMNEGLLSLLSAGQENSIGNASLLLQQQQQHQQHHQQQQHQHQQQHVAAYRHRLPKSETPETNSSLDPNDASEDPILKIPSFKVSGPASSSSLSPGGLGGGHHHSLNNNNSLSISNNSNHSSNSHRNGSNRSPHSASPMLAAAVAQGGYSAGNSLLPSSSSSIQKMMASNIQRQINEQSGQESLRNGNASDCSSNNGGSTSLGYKKPSISVAKIIGGTDTSRFGASPNLLSQQHHPAHHLTHQQQQQQQLSAQDALGKGTRPKRGKYRNYDRDSLVEAVKAVQRGEMSVHRAGSYYGVPHSTLEYKVKERHLMRPRKREPKPQPDLVGLTGPANKLQLDKLKAGPHGGSKLSNALKNQNNQAAAAAAAAAAAAAAATPNGLKLPLFEAGPQQLSFQPNMFWAQTNATNAYGLDFNRITEAMRNPQASNHHGLMKSAQDMVENVYDGIIRKTLQASEGNGSAAGNGSNGSNGNGNGNGHSHGHGHGHGHALLDQLLVKKTPFTNHRNNDYAATCSSASGESVKRSGSPMGNYADIKRERLSADSGGSSDEEHSASHINNNNSDLAHNKNKSGGGGGGNGQTNGNGRSSRMTSRDDSETDASSLKSGESGGQQNHKMMDLNGSSSSHIKCESEAATGHHSPGHHATSILHEKLAQIKAEQVDHTEQVEQL